From Psychroflexus torquis ATCC 700755, the proteins below share one genomic window:
- a CDS encoding FISUMP domain-containing protein, with amino-acid sequence MKKLLYLLVLLIFISGCEKDDDVTVLEPIKEVEIINENNFTKLTEGTVIVDITEDINSVTANQIVINTTTEKIHNLQIGQFFVSGKSQNAPNGFAREITDISKEGDVITFQIKQARFDEIYEEVSIDVKAEIDYDNFIPVNKSKSLKSTQRPISVSYSDDLQAFEINTVLYDDDGNYETTNDQLIWDGTFEIEENNSIFIFSSVPFTPKIFNLSMYLKLKAVNTLSNTQEFDISSEPFELAKVPLTLGLPTSIAVNAFLVLRMGADGNITAAVSVSNETNITAFSTINYDNANDQWQLIQASPPVSITTENSFNGSIELSVSPYIGVGLTLAFTSYDTANAGIFLDSNLRFNANVNTELPQINWDYGYFFELNAEANVNVMGTFMDVDYDSTLWDSDYIQLGQGTYYLSSLENISPLDNEVLNTSPIVFEWSSTISEPVTYEVFMGTSETNLDVVGTSSSLTYTLTDTPANGTYFWKVFAKNNDDVIISKSSIFSFEFNDSPSVLTLTTNSITGITQNSATSGGNVTDDGGNAVTVKGICYSTTPNPTTADITSNDGTGTGVFTSNMTGLTANTTYYVKAYATNSEGTAYGNEISFTTLNSSSTTEPAYNPIPNDNSTNISLNGNLSFTEGNNTPTDATFKVYFDTNSNPNTVFNLDANVNTLNYSNLQEATPYYWKVQTISSSNDILAESPIWSFTTTDSSITVTDIDGNVYQTVQIGNQVWMAENLKVTQYSDGTPLTLVTSDTDWGNQLNDNTNTSFCWYNDDVSNKNIYGALYTFGAVIRGDVSDNNVQGICPVGWHVPSSAEKAELGNYLNANYGVNFTGGSLKQVGTTLWQPPNENATNETEFNALPSGGRNGSNGTFFNLGISASFHISRELNTQNSQKFFVRTDSGQLGNSNSPKNGGSSCRCIEN; translated from the coding sequence ATGAAAAAATTACTTTACCTACTTGTGTTATTAATTTTTATTAGCGGATGTGAGAAGGATGATGACGTGACAGTACTTGAACCAATTAAAGAGGTCGAAATTATTAATGAAAATAATTTCACAAAATTAACAGAAGGCACAGTCATTGTAGATATTACTGAAGATATTAACAGTGTAACTGCAAACCAAATAGTGATAAATACCACTACAGAAAAAATACACAACCTACAAATTGGTCAATTTTTTGTTAGTGGGAAATCACAAAATGCACCTAATGGATTTGCAAGAGAAATTACAGATATTTCTAAAGAAGGTGATGTAATTACTTTTCAAATAAAACAAGCAAGGTTTGATGAAATTTATGAAGAAGTATCTATTGATGTAAAAGCAGAAATTGATTATGATAATTTTATACCCGTAAATAAATCTAAATCTTTAAAATCTACACAAAGACCAATAAGTGTTTCTTACAGTGATGACTTGCAGGCGTTTGAAATAAATACGGTATTATATGACGATGATGGTAACTATGAAACAACCAACGACCAACTTATTTGGGATGGCACATTTGAAATAGAAGAAAATAATTCTATATTTATTTTTAGTTCAGTACCTTTTACTCCAAAAATATTCAATTTATCAATGTACTTAAAGCTCAAAGCAGTTAATACGTTGAGCAATACGCAAGAATTTGATATCTCTAGTGAACCTTTTGAATTAGCAAAAGTACCTTTAACATTGGGTTTGCCAACCTCAATTGCTGTTAATGCTTTCCTAGTGCTAAGAATGGGTGCAGATGGTAATATTACAGCTGCAGTTTCTGTTTCAAACGAAACAAATATTACAGCATTCTCTACCATTAATTATGATAATGCAAATGACCAATGGCAACTTATTCAGGCTTCACCACCAGTAAGTATAACTACCGAAAACTCATTTAATGGTTCTATCGAATTATCAGTATCTCCATACATAGGAGTAGGACTAACCTTAGCATTTACCTCCTACGATACAGCGAATGCTGGTATTTTTCTAGATTCCAATCTTCGTTTTAATGCTAATGTAAATACTGAATTACCACAGATCAATTGGGATTATGGGTATTTTTTTGAGTTAAATGCAGAAGCAAATGTAAATGTAATGGGCACTTTTATGGATGTAGATTACGATTCTACTTTATGGGATTCAGATTACATACAACTTGGTCAAGGAACTTATTATTTATCAAGTCTTGAAAATATAAGTCCTTTAGATAATGAAGTACTCAATACCAGTCCTATTGTTTTTGAATGGTCATCTACTATTTCTGAACCTGTAACCTATGAGGTATTTATGGGTACTTCGGAAACAAATTTAGATGTTGTTGGCACTTCAAGTAGTCTCACCTATACATTAACAGATACACCTGCTAACGGCACTTATTTTTGGAAAGTATTTGCTAAAAATAATGATGATGTAATAATTTCAAAAAGTTCTATTTTTAGTTTTGAGTTTAACGATTCACCATCAGTACTTACACTTACAACAAATTCAATAACTGGCATAACACAAAACTCTGCCACAAGTGGCGGAAATGTTACAGATGACGGTGGAAATGCCGTAACAGTAAAAGGTATCTGTTACAGTACAACACCAAATCCAACAACAGCAGACATTACATCAAATGATGGAACTGGAACAGGTGTATTTACAAGTAATATGACTGGTTTAACGGCAAACACAACTTACTACGTAAAAGCTTATGCCACAAATAGTGAAGGAACTGCTTATGGTAATGAAATAAGTTTTACAACATTAAATAGTTCTAGCACTACAGAACCTGCGTATAATCCAATACCAAACGACAATTCTACCAATATAAGCCTAAACGGCAATCTATCTTTTACAGAAGGAAACAACACGCCAACTGATGCAACATTTAAAGTATATTTCGATACAAATTCAAATCCAAACACCGTATTTAACCTTGATGCAAACGTAAATACATTAAATTACTCCAACTTACAAGAGGCAACACCCTATTACTGGAAAGTTCAAACAATAAGCAGTAGCAATGATATTTTGGCGGAAAGTCCTATTTGGTCATTTACAACAACAGACAGCAGTATTACAGTTACTGATATTGATGGAAATGTTTATCAAACTGTTCAAATAGGAAATCAAGTTTGGATGGCAGAAAATTTGAAAGTAACTCAATATTCTGATGGTACTCCTCTGACACTTGTAACTTCAGATACAGATTGGGGAAATCAATTAAATGATAATACTAATACTTCATTTTGTTGGTACAACGATGATGTATCAAATAAAAACATCTATGGAGCATTATATACATTTGGTGCTGTAATAAGAGGCGATGTATCTGACAATAATGTACAGGGTATTTGTCCAGTCGGATGGCACGTACCAAGTTCAGCAGAAAAAGCGGAACTTGGTAACTATTTGAATGCAAATTATGGTGTTAATTTTACAGGTGGAAGTTTAAAACAAGTTGGAACCACATTATGGCAACCACCAAACGAAAATGCGACTAATGAAACAGAGTTTAATGCATTACCAAGCGGTGGGCGCAATGGAAGTAATGGTACATTTTTTAATTTAGGAATATCCGCAAGTTTTCATATTAGTAGAGAATTAAACACACAAAATTCTCAAAAGTTCTTTGTTAGAACTGATAGTGGTCAACTTGGTAATAGTAATTCTCCAAAAAATGGCGGATCATCATGTCGTTGCATTGAAAATTGA
- a CDS encoding response regulator transcription factor, whose translation MKAHILIVEDQSALYERLRRALVKQNFTVDKYTKTFDEAILRIKENTPDIVLLDIDLQGIKDGIDLGKVLHSQYKIPFIYVTDLEDDFTFAKGLHTNHEQFIVKTKPRLNIEEVTRAIHTVLHKKQNNLFTTEKDALIGLVGYLDEVKEYGRGAVTKVPVPYKKIAFFTVTPYLNEDEELEDLRVNYLWFKTLDKEYYFLKSSLKELLKHIPPYFVRINESYIVNISPEILEGRINGSRISIMGQELRIKRTYAKAFEKRLVSLYHS comes from the coding sequence ATGAAAGCACATATACTTATTGTAGAAGACCAGTCAGCATTGTACGAACGATTGAGAAGAGCGCTTGTAAAGCAAAATTTTACCGTTGATAAATACACAAAAACCTTTGATGAAGCTATACTAAGAATTAAAGAAAATACTCCAGATATAGTGTTGTTGGATATTGATTTGCAAGGTATAAAAGACGGAATAGATTTAGGAAAAGTACTTCATTCTCAATATAAGATACCTTTTATTTACGTCACCGATTTAGAAGATGATTTTACTTTTGCGAAAGGCTTACATACTAATCACGAACAATTTATTGTAAAAACTAAACCTCGCTTAAATATAGAGGAGGTTACAAGAGCAATCCACACCGTTTTGCATAAAAAACAAAACAATTTATTTACTACAGAAAAAGATGCACTTATTGGCTTAGTAGGTTATTTAGATGAAGTAAAAGAGTACGGGAGAGGTGCGGTAACCAAAGTTCCAGTACCTTATAAGAAAATTGCTTTTTTTACGGTTACCCCTTATCTAAATGAAGATGAAGAGCTAGAAGACCTAAGGGTGAACTACCTCTGGTTTAAAACCCTAGATAAAGAATATTACTTTTTGAAATCTTCTTTAAAAGAACTCTTAAAACACATTCCACCTTACTTTGTAAGAATAAACGAAAGCTATATTGTCAATATTTCACCAGAAATACTAGAAGGTAGAATTAATGGATCAAGAATTTCCATAATGGGTCAAGAATTGAGAATAAAAAGAACTTACGCCAAGGCCTTTGAAAAAAGATTAGTGTCTCTTTATCATTCATAA
- a CDS encoding sensor histidine kinase: MIIHKVTIPELQIELKHGIAQTLINEGEIPFAIALLTVSHTVATYTNNILLKRVTAQDLIYTHSLQQNKQETDVYIEKLATLKKLSDTINVENFTRALSSFSDKDYEQAKIDIENIKDYDSKTRERILKLKQEIAFKSNDKNAIKTSLLNWVKFKDSIKTNFYKNFTDSLQVRNQKRAADELFFNSKTEQDLNESEIQSKKNTLLLTSISIIIILIICIILFFTLKKTKKQKEVIESLQKELHHRVKNNLSIIDTFIEVAKEEFADGKFSKKLTELQNRINSINEVHQQLYKNEDVTNLNLKKYIDTLSSNVANSFSNENISIEKSIQGKLNLHADKSFPVGLIINEFLTNSYKYAFDTNAGIVKIEINDKGNTYELALSDNGKGLPENFDIETTESFGLRIIKLLAEQLNGNFALTNNNGVALTIKFPK, translated from the coding sequence ATGATTATACATAAAGTTACAATACCTGAACTTCAAATTGAACTTAAACATGGTATTGCCCAAACGCTTATAAATGAGGGTGAAATACCTTTTGCGATTGCTTTATTAACTGTTAGCCATACTGTCGCCACATATACTAATAATATTTTACTAAAAAGAGTTACTGCTCAGGATTTAATTTACACTCATTCATTGCAACAGAACAAACAAGAAACAGATGTTTATATTGAAAAATTAGCAACTCTCAAAAAACTATCTGATACAATTAATGTTGAAAATTTCACGAGAGCTCTTAGTAGTTTTAGCGATAAAGATTACGAGCAAGCAAAAATTGATATAGAAAACATAAAAGATTATGATAGTAAAACTAGAGAAAGAATTTTAAAATTGAAGCAGGAAATTGCTTTTAAATCAAATGACAAAAATGCTATTAAAACAAGTTTGTTAAACTGGGTTAAATTTAAGGATAGCATAAAAACTAATTTTTATAAAAATTTCACAGATAGCTTACAAGTGAGAAATCAAAAAAGAGCAGCAGATGAATTATTTTTTAATTCAAAAACAGAACAAGACCTCAATGAAAGTGAGATACAATCTAAAAAAAATACCTTATTGTTGACATCTATTTCTATAATAATTATATTAATTATTTGTATTATATTGTTTTTTACTCTTAAAAAAACAAAAAAACAAAAAGAGGTAATTGAGTCTTTACAAAAAGAGTTGCATCACCGTGTAAAAAACAATTTATCCATAATAGATACCTTTATAGAAGTGGCTAAAGAGGAATTTGCTGATGGTAAATTTTCAAAAAAACTAACTGAATTACAAAACAGGATAAATAGTATAAATGAGGTGCATCAGCAATTATACAAAAATGAGGATGTAACAAATCTCAACCTAAAGAAATACATTGACACTTTATCAAGCAATGTTGCTAACTCCTTTTCAAATGAAAACATTAGCATCGAAAAGTCGATACAAGGCAAACTTAATTTACATGCAGATAAATCCTTTCCCGTAGGCTTGATTATCAACGAATTTTTAACCAATTCCTACAAATACGCTTTTGATACTAATGCAGGAATAGTTAAAATTGAAATAAACGATAAAGGCAATACATACGAATTGGCACTTTCGGATAACGGAAAAGGTTTACCTGAAAATTTTGATATTGAAACTACAGAATCATTTGGTCTTCGCATTATCAAACTCCTAGCTGAACAACTTAATGGCAACTTTGCATTAACAAATAACAATGGGGTTGCTTTAACTATAAAATTTCCTAAATAA
- a CDS encoding DEAD/DEAH box helicase: MSKQFLDLGINEHLQRSLVDLQISVPTEVQEKTIPVVLNQNEDLVVLSKTGSGKTAAFGLPLLQLIDTENTSIQTLILAPTRELGQQIYNNLISFASWSDQIHIASLCGGTPIKPQIENLNSTTHLVVATPGRLLDLIKREAIDLKHLKYVVLDEADEMLSALKFEVDTIIKAIPKTRRTLLFTATMSGTVKQLVQNYMSKDLVTIEVDTTTLGHQGIDHHYVVVEPIEKLDVLLHFLNSKGGERGIIFCKTKAAVNKLAKKLAINKFSSGAIHGSLTQGIRDRIMGQFREGHIDILVATDLAARGIDVKEVSYVVNYHLPDTYEAYVHRSGRTARAGAKGLSLTILQHEEIAEITDFENELGIVFHKFKKADAQSIEENNALLWAKKIFKTKPNREVSEEFKTKIKTVFHHLTKEELVDKVLAHHLAQSSTEHSTSDRSKKK, encoded by the coding sequence ATGTCAAAACAGTTTTTAGATTTAGGAATTAATGAGCACTTACAGCGGAGTTTAGTCGACTTGCAGATTTCTGTTCCTACTGAAGTCCAAGAAAAGACCATTCCTGTTGTCCTAAATCAAAACGAAGATCTAGTGGTTTTGTCAAAAACAGGATCAGGAAAAACCGCTGCTTTTGGCTTGCCTTTATTACAATTGATCGATACTGAAAACACCTCTATACAGACGCTTATCTTAGCGCCTACTAGAGAATTAGGTCAACAGATTTATAATAATCTCATCTCTTTTGCTAGTTGGAGTGACCAAATACATATCGCCTCCTTATGTGGTGGTACACCCATAAAACCTCAAATCGAGAACCTAAACAGCACAACCCATCTTGTGGTGGCTACACCTGGGCGATTGCTTGATCTCATAAAACGCGAGGCCATTGATTTAAAGCATTTAAAATATGTTGTATTGGACGAGGCTGATGAAATGTTAAGTGCCCTAAAATTTGAAGTGGATACCATTATAAAAGCCATACCAAAGACCAGAAGAACGCTCTTATTTACGGCGACTATGTCAGGGACGGTTAAACAATTGGTACAGAATTATATGTCGAAAGACCTTGTTACCATAGAAGTGGATACAACCACTCTAGGACATCAGGGGATCGACCATCATTATGTGGTTGTAGAGCCGATTGAAAAGCTAGACGTTTTGCTGCATTTTTTAAATTCTAAAGGGGGTGAGCGTGGTATTATATTTTGTAAAACCAAAGCAGCAGTGAATAAACTCGCTAAGAAATTGGCCATTAATAAATTCTCTTCAGGAGCTATACACGGTAGTTTAACCCAAGGTATTCGGGACCGTATTATGGGTCAATTTAGAGAAGGTCATATCGATATTCTAGTGGCAACCGATTTAGCTGCGCGTGGTATTGATGTTAAGGAAGTGTCCTATGTTGTCAATTATCATTTGCCCGATACTTATGAAGCTTATGTCCATAGAAGTGGGCGTACGGCTAGAGCAGGAGCAAAGGGACTTTCATTAACGATTTTGCAACACGAAGAAATTGCAGAGATTACTGATTTTGAAAATGAATTGGGCATTGTCTTTCATAAATTTAAAAAAGCGGATGCCCAAAGCATAGAAGAAAACAATGCGTTATTATGGGCCAAAAAAATATTTAAAACCAAACCAAATAGAGAGGTTTCCGAAGAGTTTAAAACGAAGATCAAAACGGTATTCCATCATTTAACCAAAGAAGAACTCGTCGATAAAGTACTAGCACATCACTTGGCTCAGTCCAGTACTGAGCACTCAACGTCTGACCGTTCTAAAAAGAAATAA
- a CDS encoding DEAD/DEAH box helicase — protein MANHIKSQEDILRKLNIQVLNPMQEEAIPLIENTTNTILLSPTGTGKTLAFSLPLLTILDPESPDVQVLILVPSRELAIQIEQVIRTMGSGYKVNAVYGGRPVSKDKIEIKHNPAILIGTPGRILDHFNSERFSKTSIQTLILDEFDKSLEVGFEEEMKAIISQLPNLNKRVLTSATQSLSIPGFVRLDKPSIVNYLNKKTPSKLTIKTVISPSQSKLKTLVDLVHHLGNAPGIVFCNLRDSIDEVSSYLNRQNISHACFSGVMEQKDRERALIKFRNGSSQILVATDLAARGIDIPELKFIIHYELPRHEEEFIHRNGRTARVNSKGTAYILKWERESLPEFIKDVKGIDVSSKSSQKIQSKPQYWETLFISGGRKDKISKGDIAGLFFKQGGLNKDQLGNIELKPDCAFVAIPLSLADELVEKLSNSRLKKKKVRISVLES, from the coding sequence ATGGCAAATCATATAAAATCACAAGAGGATATTTTGCGAAAATTAAATATCCAAGTCTTGAATCCTATGCAGGAGGAAGCGATTCCTTTAATTGAAAACACCACTAATACCATTCTATTATCACCAACAGGAACCGGTAAAACCTTGGCGTTTTCATTGCCTTTATTAACTATTTTAGACCCTGAATCTCCAGATGTCCAAGTCTTAATATTGGTGCCATCAAGAGAATTGGCGATTCAAATTGAGCAAGTGATTCGCACGATGGGATCTGGTTATAAAGTCAATGCGGTGTACGGGGGCAGACCTGTCTCCAAAGACAAAATTGAAATCAAACATAACCCTGCTATTTTAATCGGAACCCCCGGTAGAATCTTAGATCATTTCAATAGTGAGCGTTTTTCTAAGACCAGCATCCAAACTCTAATTTTAGATGAGTTTGATAAATCTTTAGAAGTCGGTTTTGAGGAAGAAATGAAGGCTATTATCAGTCAGTTGCCAAACCTTAACAAACGGGTGTTAACCTCTGCAACACAGAGCCTTTCTATTCCTGGTTTTGTAAGATTGGATAAGCCTAGCATCGTTAACTATTTGAACAAAAAAACACCATCCAAGTTAACCATTAAAACAGTGATTTCTCCAAGTCAGAGTAAGTTAAAAACACTGGTAGATTTAGTACATCATCTTGGCAATGCGCCTGGAATTGTGTTTTGTAATTTAAGAGATAGCATAGATGAAGTAAGTTCTTATTTAAATCGACAAAACATCAGTCATGCCTGTTTTTCCGGGGTGATGGAACAAAAGGATAGAGAACGGGCTTTGATAAAATTCAGAAATGGGAGCTCACAGATCTTAGTGGCTACAGATTTAGCTGCTCGCGGTATCGATATCCCAGAACTGAAATTCATTATTCATTATGAACTCCCACGTCATGAAGAAGAGTTTATACATAGAAATGGGAGAACAGCCAGAGTGAACTCTAAAGGAACAGCTTATATATTAAAATGGGAACGGGAGTCTTTACCTGAATTTATTAAAGATGTGAAAGGTATTGATGTCTCTTCGAAATCGTCACAAAAAATACAGTCGAAGCCCCAATATTGGGAGACTTTGTTTATTTCTGGTGGGCGAAAAGATAAAATTTCCAAAGGGGATATTGCAGGATTGTTCTTCAAACAAGGCGGTCTAAACAAAGATCAATTGGGAAACATCGAGCTTAAGCCAGATTGTGCATTTGTTGCTATCCCGCTAAGTCTAGCTGATGAATTGGTAGAAAAGTTAAGCAATTCACGTCTAAAGAAAAAGAAGGTGAGGATCTCAGTGCTTGAAAGTTAA
- a CDS encoding type II toxin-antitoxin system RelE/ParE family toxin, with translation MEKVRQVIQYKNYFEKFLLAQPKKVQDKIFKVIEIIETYQHVPKTYLAPMKTDKGLFEARIKLGSNIWRVFCFFDKGKLVILLNGFTKKTQKTPKKEIDKAVRLMKEYYEEKNKGNGN, from the coding sequence ATGGAAAAAGTCAGGCAAGTAATACAATATAAAAATTATTTCGAGAAGTTTCTACTTGCTCAACCGAAAAAGGTTCAGGACAAAATATTTAAGGTTATTGAAATAATCGAAACCTATCAGCACGTGCCGAAAACATATTTGGCGCCAATGAAAACTGACAAAGGACTATTTGAAGCCCGAATAAAATTAGGCTCAAATATTTGGCGAGTTTTTTGTTTCTTCGACAAAGGTAAGTTAGTTATACTCTTAAACGGGTTTACCAAAAAGACGCAGAAAACACCGAAAAAAGAAATCGACAAAGCAGTCCGATTAATGAAAGAGTATTATGAAGAAAAAAACAAAGGGAATGGAAACTAA
- a CDS encoding helix-turn-helix domain-containing protein, translating into METKSWKEIKNTVYGKKGTERRDELDRDFESFKIGLLLRNAREEKNLTQEQLGELIDKKRTYISRVENNGSNLTLKTLFDIVEKGLGGKVNISIEV; encoded by the coding sequence ATGGAAACTAAAAGTTGGAAAGAAATAAAGAACACAGTTTACGGAAAAAAAGGCACTGAACGTAGAGACGAACTCGATAGAGATTTTGAATCTTTTAAAATTGGTTTACTATTACGAAATGCACGCGAAGAAAAAAATCTTACTCAAGAGCAACTTGGTGAACTAATTGACAAAAAGCGAACTTATATTTCACGCGTGGAAAATAATGGTAGTAATCTGACTTTAAAAACCTTATTTGACATCGTTGAGAAAGGACTTGGTGGAAAAGTAAATATTTCAATCGAAGTCTGA
- a CDS encoding arylesterase gives MSEAQNRQMNLILPTSAMQKLIRLCYIIPLILILGCGSDKKKKTTQEETATQQTKPSQLAEASENNTETILCFGDSITAGYGLEDSNDAFPAVLQEKIDSLNLKYIVVNSGLSGETTAGGKSRIDWVLNQDIDIFLLELGANDGLRGVPLSETRSNLQAIIRTVKEKSPKTKVILAGMQLPPNMGQKYTTEFRELFSELAEANNLAFIPFILKDVGGIAELNQSDGIHPTVDGHKIVAHTVWEVLKPMLE, from the coding sequence ATGTCAGAGGCTCAAAATAGACAAATGAATCTAATCTTACCAACTTCCGCTATGCAGAAACTCATAAGGCTTTGTTATATTATTCCCTTGATTTTAATCTTGGGTTGTGGTAGTGATAAAAAGAAAAAAACGACACAAGAAGAAACAGCAACGCAACAAACCAAACCATCCCAACTTGCTGAAGCTTCAGAAAATAATACTGAAACCATCTTATGCTTTGGAGATAGTATTACAGCTGGCTATGGATTGGAGGATAGCAATGATGCTTTCCCTGCTGTATTACAAGAAAAAATTGATTCTTTGAATTTAAAATATATAGTTGTTAATTCAGGCTTAAGCGGAGAAACAACAGCGGGTGGTAAAAGCCGAATTGACTGGGTCTTGAATCAAGATATCGATATTTTTCTATTGGAGCTTGGAGCAAATGATGGCTTACGGGGAGTTCCTTTATCTGAAACGCGGTCTAACCTTCAAGCGATTATAAGAACTGTAAAAGAAAAAAGTCCGAAGACAAAGGTTATTCTTGCTGGTATGCAACTGCCACCGAACATGGGGCAAAAGTACACTACCGAATTCAGAGAGCTGTTTTCTGAATTAGCCGAAGCCAATAATCTCGCCTTTATTCCTTTTATCTTAAAAGATGTTGGCGGTATCGCCGAACTCAATCAAAGTGATGGCATCCACCCAACAGTTGATGGTCATAAAATAGTAGCCCATACAGTCTGGGAAGTCTTAAAACCGATGTTGGAATAA
- a CDS encoding ABC transporter ATP-binding protein — protein sequence MPKILKITGLEKTYSSGHKELTVLQNISFEVEKGQTFSIVGPSGSGKTTLLGLCAGLDNPNAGSVELCGQDLSHLNEDQRAQLRNKEVGFIFQNFQLLPTLTALENVSVPLELQGDKAAAKKSMVLLEKVGLADRSDHYPSQLSGGEQQRVALARAFANAPSILFADEPTGNLDEETGEKVIKLLFDLNKEAGTTLVIISHDLELANRTQQILRLKGGQVLTNQRTEVL from the coding sequence ATGCCAAAGATATTGAAGATTACTGGGCTAGAAAAGACTTATTCCAGCGGTCACAAAGAATTAACGGTCTTGCAAAACATCTCTTTTGAGGTTGAAAAAGGACAAACCTTTTCTATTGTGGGACCTTCTGGAAGTGGAAAAACAACCTTACTAGGCTTGTGTGCAGGATTAGATAATCCAAATGCAGGAAGTGTGGAGTTATGTGGTCAGGATTTAAGTCACTTAAACGAAGACCAAAGGGCCCAATTACGGAATAAGGAAGTGGGTTTTATTTTCCAGAACTTTCAACTGCTGCCAACGCTCACTGCTCTTGAGAATGTAAGTGTTCCTCTAGAATTACAAGGAGATAAAGCCGCAGCCAAAAAAAGTATGGTTTTATTGGAAAAAGTGGGTTTAGCTGACCGTTCAGATCATTATCCATCTCAGCTTTCAGGTGGTGAACAGCAACGTGTTGCTTTAGCCAGAGCCTTTGCCAATGCACCTTCTATTTTATTTGCTGATGAACCTACAGGAAACTTAGATGAGGAAACTGGAGAAAAAGTAATCAAACTATTATTCGATTTAAACAAAGAAGCAGGAACGACGCTGGTGATTATTTCGCATGATTTAGAGTTGGCCAACCGAACCCAGCAAATATTGCGTCTGAAAGGCGGACAAGTGTTAACCAATCAACGCACAGAAGTGCTGTAA